The sequence AGTCCAAAGTCATGATCCGATCGGCGCCAGCGGCTTGGAACATGTCCATCATGAGGCGGGCGGTGATTGGCTCGCGACCCCTGTGCTTCTTGTCCTGACGGGCGTATCCCAGGAAGGGGGCCACGACGGTGACGCGCCTGGCGGAAGCCCGCTTGGCGGCATCCACCATGATCAACTGTTCCATGATCCACTGGTTGATCGGTGTCGTGTGGCTCTGGAGGATGAACACATCGCAGCCGCGTACAGACTCCTCGAACCTTACGAAGATCTCTCCGTTGGCGAAGTCGTAGGCCGACACGGGACTGAGTTCGGTGCCCAGCTCAGCGGCCACGGCGTTCGCCAAATCCGGGTGGGATCTTCCAGCGGTCAGCAGGAGCCGCTTGTTGGCCGCGAGGGTTATGCCATCGCTGTGATCAACCATCAGGGTTCCACTTCCTCGTCCGAACCTCGCGCCGCTTCCGCAGCCGGACTCCCCGGCCGACGTTTCTCCACCCAGCCTTCGATATTGCGCTGACGCCCCCGGGCCACAGCCAGGGCGCCTGCGGGAACGTCTTCGGTGATAACCGATCCGGCGGCTGTGTACGCGCCGTCGCCGATCGTCAATGGCGCGACCAGCATCGTGTCGCTGCCAATACGCACATCCCGCCCGACCGTGGTGTGGTGCTTGTCGACTCCGTCGTAGTTGACGAAGATCGTCGCGGCGCCGATGTTGGTTCCGGCTCCGATGGTCGCGTCGCCGACGTAGGTCAGGTGAGGAACCTTCGCGCCCGGCCCGATGACCGCGTTCTTGATCTCCACGTACGCGCCAGCCTTGGCGCCTTGCTCGATCCGCGCGCCCGGGCGCAGGAACGTGAACGGCCCGACTTCGGCTCGCGGCCCGATCGCCGCGCCAACAGCATGGACGCGGTTCACGTGAGCCCCGGACTCGACGACGGTGTCCACCAGCGTGCAGTCCGGCCCGACGATAGCCCCCGCGCCGACCTTGGTCGAGCCTCGCAGGATCACGCCTGGCTCCAGGGTGGCGTCGGCTTCCAGCTCGACAGTGACGTCGACGTAGGTGCGGGCCGGGTCGGTCATCGTCACACCCTGGGCCATCCACGCCTCGTTGATCCGGCTTCGCAAGACGGCGGCGGCTTGGGCCATTTGCGCTCGGTCGTTCACGCCGGTGATGTCCGCGGCGTCGGCCGCCGCGATCGCTGAGACTCGCAGTCCGTCGTGCCTGGCGATCGCCACGAGATCCGGCAAGTACTCCTCGCCCTGCGCGTTCTTGGTGGAAAGCCGGCTGATGGCGCTGCGCAGGAACTCCGGGTCGAATGAGTACATGGCGCTGTTAACTTCGTCGATCGCCAGGGTGCCGACGTCGGCGTCGCGATCCTCCACGATGGCTGTCAGGGATCCATCGCCAGCCCGGATCACGCGCCCGTAGCCTGACGGGTCGGCGACCACGGCGCTGAGCACGGTCACCGCCGCGCCGGTATTCACCTGCTCGTTGACCAACAACCGCAGCGTGGCCGGCTTCAGCAGCGGCGAGTCCCCGGACACGACAACGACCGGGCCGCCGCTCCAATCGATGTCCTCGGCGTCCATCTGTCGCAGCGCCATCCGGACAGCGTGGCCGGTGCCGTTCTGCTCCGCCTGGACCACGGGCAGGACTTCGGGCCACTCCTCAGCGAGATGAGCGGCGACTCGATCGCGCTGGTGGCCGATAACGACGACGGTCTTGCCCGGCCGAAGCTGTTCCACGGCCGCGATCACATGCCCGACCAGCGAGCGCCCGCAGATCTCATGGAGGACCTTCGCGGTACCGGACTTCATGCGAGTTCCCTCGCCGGCAGCGAGCACGATGACGGCCGACGGCGCGATCTCCAGCGGCTCTGCTGGCGAGGTTCCGCCGGGAAGCGTCATCTGTCCTCCGGAACGCGCGATCGATGCACGGGCAGAATACCGCCGCGACCGGCCACGACCGAGCCAAGGTAGCTCCGCCGCCAGGTCTCGATCCTGGACTTACAGCTTCAAAGGCTGTCGGGCTGCCATTACCCTACGGCGGAATGGACCCGCGCCAGAGCGGGCCGCTGACAGCAATCTTCGCATCCGGACGCCGGTCGGCCCAAGGTTATCCTTGGTGCTGGAGGACCAACCATGAGTAGTCAACCGCCTGTCCCGGCGAGGCGCGACGCGTGAACGAATCGCTCATCAACGCCGTCGTGGGCATGAACAGGCGGCTCGTGGCGTCCCCGGACGGCTGGAAGGCGAGGGTCATCGGCCCGCCGATCACGATCGACGGCAACACCCTGGACCGCTCTCTGCAGGCCATGCTGTACATCGGAAACCGCTCGGGAATGGCCGACTTGGAGGGTGCGACGGTTCGGCAGCGCCGGGCGCGCCTGAATCAGTCGACCCAGCTCACCATGCCGTTGCGCAGAGACGTCAGAGTCCTTCAGCGAACGATCCCTGGACCCGAGCGGCCGATCCGGATCAGGATCTACCGCACCGGTCGCGGCTACGTCCGGCGGCCGGGGCTGGTGTATTACCACGGCGGCGGCTGGGCGCTCGGTGACCTGAACACCCACGACGGCGGTTGCCGCGAGCTGGCTGCCGCTAGTGGGTGCTCAGTCATATCTGTCGACTACCGCCGCGCACCGGAGAACCCCTTCCCCGCCGGACTGGAAGATGCGATCGCCGCGTTCCGCTGGGTCAGCCAGAACTGCCGCCCCCTATCGATCATCCCCGGCGCCGTCGCCGTAATCGGCGACAGCAG comes from Candidatus Nanopelagicales bacterium and encodes:
- the glmU gene encoding bifunctional UDP-N-acetylglucosamine diphosphorylase/glucosamine-1-phosphate N-acetyltransferase GlmU yields the protein MTLPGGTSPAEPLEIAPSAVIVLAAGEGTRMKSGTAKVLHEICGRSLVGHVIAAVEQLRPGKTVVVIGHQRDRVAAHLAEEWPEVLPVVQAEQNGTGHAVRMALRQMDAEDIDWSGGPVVVVSGDSPLLKPATLRLLVNEQVNTGAAVTVLSAVVADPSGYGRVIRAGDGSLTAIVEDRDADVGTLAIDEVNSAMYSFDPEFLRSAISRLSTKNAQGEEYLPDLVAIARHDGLRVSAIAAADAADITGVNDRAQMAQAAAVLRSRINEAWMAQGVTMTDPARTYVDVTVELEADATLEPGVILRGSTKVGAGAIVGPDCTLVDTVVESGAHVNRVHAVGAAIGPRAEVGPFTFLRPGARIEQGAKAGAYVEIKNAVIGPGAKVPHLTYVGDATIGAGTNIGAATIFVNYDGVDKHHTTVGRDVRIGSDTMLVAPLTIGDGAYTAAGSVITEDVPAGALAVARGRQRNIEGWVEKRRPGSPAAEAARGSDEEVEP
- a CDS encoding alpha/beta hydrolase, encoding MNESLINAVVGMNRRLVASPDGWKARVIGPPITIDGNTLDRSLQAMLYIGNRSGMADLEGATVRQRRARLNQSTQLTMPLRRDVRVLQRTIPGPERPIRIRIYRTGRGYVRRPGLVYYHGGGWALGDLNTHDGGCRELAAASGCSVISVDYRRAPENPFPAGLEDAIAAFRWVSQNCRPLSIIPGAVAVIGDSSGGNFATVVAQTARDEGFPPPIAQGLVYPAVDLRLNTRSVALFGEGFFLTLADMEWFRDNYIREPEQILDPRAAPAMAEDLSGLAPAAVWTAGFDPLRDEGIEYAERMRDAGVTVTHRHYPSMTHGFFGMGVLPGGVARVREIGRTMSDMILNQLV